One window of the Rhodothermia bacterium genome contains the following:
- a CDS encoding DEAD/DEAH box helicase family protein, translating into MTEYPKDIKFKYSWRKYQQRVLDDLQDHLTDGHLHVIAPPGSGKTVLGLEVAIRLNKPTLILAPTIAIRNQWIQRFCELFLQTNLTPDWISRDIRNPKFMTVVTYQGLHAACNNWRVEEEEIDNEEEETEETNGNGKSTNPNLDNIVSGLKAQKIKIIVVDEAHHLKNEWWQTLTKVKEKLDPIIVGLTATPPYDVTATEWQRYIDLNGPVDTEISVPELVIEGDLCPHQDYVYFTLPTEQENQSIVDFRQNIEKLFQEIKNDETIIKAIEQHPIWQNPTEQLDWIYNNLSYYSACLIFLKANHKEIPETHLEVIGGKNFEIPKLDYEWIETLLDFYLYKEKEHFKTFEEHQKILENRLRRYGAIERRQINFSHNKRVTGFLTSSISKLNGIKEIVDFEYKNLGNNLRLVILSDFIRKEFYINAPDNNLELNKIGVIPIFEKLRRENKENKKIAVLTGSMIIIPVSAYPAFEAKAAKYGITQINSNPVPFDSSYILISQTEQLKHDIVHIVTQIFQRGEIEVLIGTKSLLGEGWDAPAINSLILASFVGSFVLSNQMRGRAIRTQNGNGDKTGNIWHLVCIDPTSPTGGDDFDLLKRRFRSFVGVSFKEKPRIENGIGRLNLPENIHHKEEAEKKNLEMFTHAGDRESLKQRWKEALATGVNLVEEIKIPFPEEREYKTVKSMYLNNTIKNLMAMLGFSILGYLEGILQGLGRAARNIKTLQDLYVFLTIIGIGGVLFFGRQTYKTLRLYFKYRDISKDIQQIGDALLNSLVKAGAIRTDNSKLKVETSVDNWGAVYCHLEGGTTFDKSTFINALQEIIAPIDNPRYVIIRKNRFMLFVKQKDYHSVPEILGRNKNLAEYFQSQWERLVGACDLIFTRTIDGRKLLLKSRVKSLAAQFDDKVEHINKWR; encoded by the coding sequence TTGACAGAATATCCTAAAGACATAAAATTTAAATACAGTTGGAGAAAATACCAACAACGAGTGCTTGACGACTTACAAGACCACTTAACTGACGGACATTTACACGTAATTGCTCCTCCAGGTTCAGGTAAGACAGTTTTAGGACTTGAAGTTGCTATTCGACTTAATAAACCGACTTTAATTCTTGCACCGACAATTGCAATTCGCAACCAATGGATACAACGTTTTTGTGAACTTTTTCTTCAAACCAACCTGACGCCTGATTGGATTTCGAGAGACATTCGCAATCCGAAATTTATGACCGTTGTAACGTATCAAGGTCTTCACGCAGCTTGTAACAATTGGAGAGTTGAAGAAGAAGAAATTGACAACGAAGAAGAAGAAACCGAAGAGACAAACGGAAACGGCAAATCAACAAATCCCAATCTTGACAACATTGTAAGCGGACTAAAAGCACAAAAAATAAAAATCATTGTGGTTGACGAAGCACACCATTTAAAAAATGAATGGTGGCAAACATTGACAAAGGTTAAAGAAAAATTAGACCCGATTATCGTTGGCTTAACAGCTACACCACCCTATGACGTTACGGCCACTGAATGGCAAAGATACATTGACTTAAACGGACCAGTTGACACAGAAATTTCAGTTCCTGAATTAGTAATTGAAGGCGATTTATGCCCTCATCAAGATTACGTTTATTTCACACTACCGACAGAGCAAGAAAACCAAAGCATTGTTGATTTCAGACAAAATATTGAAAAGCTTTTTCAAGAAATAAAAAATGATGAAACCATCATAAAGGCCATAGAACAACATCCCATTTGGCAAAACCCAACAGAGCAGTTAGATTGGATTTACAACAACCTCTCTTATTATTCAGCTTGTTTGATTTTTCTAAAAGCCAACCATAAAGAAATTCCTGAAACACATCTTGAAGTAATCGGAGGTAAGAATTTTGAAATTCCCAAACTTGATTATGAATGGATTGAAACGCTTTTAGATTTTTATCTCTATAAAGAAAAAGAACACTTCAAAACCTTTGAAGAACATCAAAAAATACTTGAAAACCGACTAAGAAGATACGGAGCAATTGAAAGGCGACAAATCAATTTTTCGCATAACAAGAGAGTTACAGGATTTTTGACTTCAAGTATCAGCAAACTAAACGGCATCAAAGAAATTGTTGATTTTGAGTACAAGAATTTAGGAAACAATTTACGTTTAGTAATTCTTTCCGACTTTATCCGCAAAGAGTTTTATATCAACGCTCCCGACAATAATCTTGAACTAAATAAAATTGGTGTTATTCCAATCTTTGAAAAATTAAGACGAGAAAATAAGGAGAACAAGAAAATTGCTGTTTTGACAGGTTCAATGATAATCATTCCTGTTAGTGCTTATCCTGCATTTGAAGCAAAAGCGGCAAAATATGGCATAACACAAATCAACTCTAATCCTGTTCCTTTTGACAGCAGTTACATTTTAATCAGTCAAACTGAGCAACTCAAACACGACATTGTTCACATAGTAACTCAAATCTTTCAACGTGGAGAAATTGAAGTTTTGATTGGAACAAAATCTTTGCTTGGAGAAGGTTGGGACGCTCCAGCAATCAATTCTTTAATCTTGGCAAGTTTTGTAGGTTCGTTTGTACTATCCAATCAAATGCGTGGTAGAGCCATTAGAACACAAAACGGAAATGGTGATAAGACAGGTAACATTTGGCATTTGGTCTGTATTGACCCAACTTCACCCACAGGCGGAGACGATTTTGATTTACTTAAAAGACGTTTCAGAAGTTTTGTAGGCGTTTCATTCAAAGAAAAACCCAGAATTGAAAACGGTATTGGCAGATTAAATTTGCCCGAAAACATTCACCATAAAGAAGAAGCCGAAAAGAAAAACCTTGAAATGTTTACTCACGCAGGTGACCGAGAAAGTTTGAAACAGCGTTGGAAAGAAGCATTGGCGACAGGGGTAAATCTTGTTGAAGAAATTAAAATTCCATTCCCCGAAGAACGAGAATACAAAACTGTAAAGTCAATGTATCTAAACAATACAATAAAGAATTTAATGGCAATGCTCGGCTTTTCAATTTTGGGATATTTAGAAGGTATTTTACAAGGACTTGGAAGGGCTGCAAGAAACATTAAAACCTTGCAGGACTTATATGTTTTCCTAACTATTATTGGTATCGGTGGCGTATTGTTTTTCGGCAGGCAGACTTACAAGACCTTAAGATTGTATTTTAAATACCGAGACATTTCAAAAGACATTCAACAAATTGGTGATGCACTTTTAAATTCATTAGTAAAAGCAGGTGCAATTCGAACAGACAATTCAAAATTGAAAGTTGAAACATCTGTTGACAATTGGGGTGCAGTTTATTGTCATTTAGAAGGTGGAACTACATTTGACAAATCAACATTTATAAACGCACTTCAAGAAATTATTGCTCCGATTGACAACCCACGGTATGTAATTATCAGAAAGAATAGATTTATGCTTTTCGTTAAGCAAAAAGATTACCATTCTGTTCCCGAAATACTAGGGCGAAACAAAAATTTAGCGGAATATTTCCAAAGCCAATGGGAAAGACTTGTAGGTGCTTGCGACTTGATTTTCACAAGAACAATTGACGGACGAAAGCTACTTTTGAAATCAAGAGTAAAATCATTAGCAGCACAATTTGACGACAAAGTAGAACACATAAACAAATGGAGATGA